One region of Sebastes fasciatus isolate fSebFas1 chromosome 1, fSebFas1.pri, whole genome shotgun sequence genomic DNA includes:
- the LOC141753859 gene encoding potassium channel subfamily K member 15-like — protein sequence MKKQNIRTVSLILSIVFYLLIGAAVFDALESDSESSRRKTLEQKLTELKNRFGFTEEDYRDMERFILQAEPHRAGSQWKFTGSFYFAITVVTTIGYGHAAPRTDAGKAFCMFYAVLGIPLTLVMFQSLGERINTFVRYLLRRAKQGLGLRTTEVSMGNMVLVGLLSCMSTLCIGAAAFSHFEDWTFFNAYYYCFITLTTIGFGDFVALQKTDALQKRPPYVAFSFMYILVGLTVIGAFLNLVVLRFLTVSTEEPDVRPEAAAEEQGAQPNDTEREVEAETADDGYKDGHSSLGNLSLPMEAGTSCMNLLPSPVEERRLVLSEHPKLSEPSRLRDLFSCVFCCPDIYDSPSTPRRDHSGGHSNPVFYDSISYRVDQGSCSSCTVSSQASPSSAALCLGQNNPHTRRMSL from the exons ATGAAGAAGCAGAACATCCGGaccgtctctctcatcctctccatcgtCTTCTACCTGCTGATCGGAGCCGCCGTGTTTGACGCTCTGGAGTCGGACAGTGAGAGCTCCAGGAGGAAGACTCTGGAGCAGAAGCTGACCGAGCTGAAGAACCGGTTCGGCTTCACGGAGGAGGACTACCGGGACATGGAGAGGTTCATCCTGCAGGCGGAGCCGCACCGAGCCGGGAGCCAGTGGAAGTTCACCGGATCCTTTTATTTCGCCATCACGGTCGTCACCACGATTG GTTACGGCCACGCTGCTCCACGCACTGACGCTGGCAAGGCCTTCTGTATGTTTTACGCAGTCTTGGGCATTCCTCTGACGCTGGTCATGTTCCAGAGCCTGGGCGAGAGGATCAACACTTTCGTCCGCTACCTCCTGCGCCGAGCCAAGCAGGGCCTGGGTTTGCGGACGACGGAGGTGTCCATGGGGAACATGGTCCTGGTGGGTCTGCTGTCGTGCATGAGCACCCTGTGTATCGGAGCTGCGGCCTTCTCCCATTTCGAGGACTGGACCTTCTTTAAcgcctactactactgcttcatCACACTCACCACCATTGGATTTGGGGATTTCGTGGCCCTGCAGAAGACGGATGCCCTCCAGAAGCGACCCCCCTACGTGGCATTTAGCTTCATGTACATTTTGGTCGGGCTGACGGTCATTGGGGCGTTTCTTAACCTGGTAGTCCTGAGGTTTCTCACCGTCAGCACCGAGGAGCCTGATGTGAGGCCTGAGGCAGCGGCAGAGGAACAGGGAGCGCAGCCTAACGACACGGAGAGGGAGGTGGAAGCAGAAACTGCTGATGATGGCTATAAGGATGGACACAGCAGCCTGGGCAACCTGAGCCTTCCCATGGAGGCGGGCACCAGCTGTATGaacctcctcccctctcctgtAGAGGAGCGCAGACTTGTTTTATCTGAGCACCCAAAGCTCTCCGAACCCAGCAGACTCAGGGATTTGTTCTCCTGCGTGTTCTGTTGCCCGGACATTTACGACAGCCCTTCTACGCCACGCCGCGACCATTCTGGTGGCCACAGCAACCCCGTCTTTTACGACTCCATCTCCTACAGGGTGGACCAGGGCTCGTGCAGCTCCTGCACCGTGTCGTCGCAGGCCTCCCCCAGCAGCGCAGCGTTGTGTCTGGGCCAGAACAACCCTCACACCAGGAGGATGTCCTTATAA